A window of Schistocerca cancellata isolate TAMUIC-IGC-003103 chromosome 1, iqSchCanc2.1, whole genome shotgun sequence genomic DNA:
ACTGTCAGATTCCTTTAACAGTGCTTACAGTAGCTTGTTCAAAGAATCGTTTGATACCGCAAGTACCACTTGGTCAAACAGAAACCTCGGCTCTGGGACCTGGGATTATCTGGACTAACATTCGCGAGCTTTCCAAACAGCACCACGCCACAGACTCATTGGTCATCAGGTAGTAAACGCGATATGTGAACGaaaaaatttattgttgtttgAGAACATAAACTGTGACATCTCAGAAAGCTTGAACTTAAatctaataaatggctctgagcactatgggacttaacatctgaggtcatcagtcccctagaacttagaactacttaaacctaactaacctaaggacatcacacacaactatgcccgaggcaggattcgaacctgcgaccgtagcggtcgggcggttccagactgaagcgcctacaaccgctcggccacaccggccggcgatctcaTAAATCTCTTCAGTTGGGATGCGTTCGAGAGCTGTTATTATGGAAGCGAATTAAGTTTCATGCTAACAGTGGTTAACGAACGAGAGCTGGCAGAGCCGTAAATGGTAGGAAAAAAACTGATAACactggtttcttcgctgttacgttGCAGTAGAAGTAGCGCTATGGAGCAGCTAATATTAACATGACAACGCTGAACAGCGCATTTTTGCACACTTGACAACAATGGCTAACACACACGTAGCCTTAACAATAGCAACTGCAATCTCAATATCAAAGTCCACTTTTAGTCGGCCAAAAAGACAGGGTCTTCGACTATCCCTGTCTGTACTCCAGTCCATATGACCTGTGGTGTTAGCCGCATGAGAATAACTATCTATGTTGAACGTTGTCTTCAGCAGATGTGAGAGATTCTAGGTATATTATGTGCGGAATACTCGTCTTTACGTGGTACCATAGTCTAAGAAAACGCAACATAAGTTTTCAGACCCAGTGTTAGGGCATGTTCGCCACCTGGATGCTAGGAATAATGTAGTTTTTTATATCCTTTTCCTTTTTCTACCGAGCAGGAAATATATATTCGAAGCTCCCAAGGCATCCGAAGAGATTTTTAACATTTTCAGTGTTCCATTAAATTCATCGTATTTCTGGGGTGTTGTTCGCAGCACTGCACCCAGCGGCATTTGCCATGCTACAAAACTACTATTGGCATTTGACTACAGCATGCCGATATCGAATCTTTCTGTGTGGAAGAAGAACCGATACGGTGTTCGGAGGGTGTTGCTGGTTGAGAAACACAGAGTGCTTATAACTGAAGTGCAGATACTCACAGAGctccaatgtgggctgcagataacgtatggcagcgaagcttggtagacattctaatgcgttagcgcggaactgatttacgctgggaaaaaaaaattagttccagttttggccattaGGTGCAAACCTGGCGCTGTGAATTCAAGAAAGAAGGATAGAAATATGGTCAATTTTATGGAAACTTTTCGGTCTGTTTTACATTGCTACCACTACAAAACCCAGACGGTACAGttgctgaaacctcatgatccgcagcaacatcTAAATTTGCTCTTCTGTTATTGGTGCAGttagaagttgatgacatgtggccgggcaatattctatggagtgacgaggcaattTTACTCTACAGGttgtaaatatacacacatcaaaaaaagttttgcatcacctcggttccgagagtttcggaacctgtacagaaaactagaatagagatcaacataaacatcatttccgccctttttattgttcatgaaaaccacacattccatgttgtaccaccttatagcgagaccttcagaggtggtggtccagtttgctgtacacaccagtacctctaatacccaatagcacatcctcttgcattggtgcttgaatgtattcgtcgtggcattctattcacaagttcatcaaggcactgttggtccagattgtaccactcctcaacggtgattcggcgtagatgcctcagagtcgttggtgcgtcacgtcgtccataaacagccctattcggtctatcccaggcatatttgatagggttcatgcatggagaacatgctgaccactctagttgagcgatgtcgttatcctgaaggaagtcattcacaagatgtgcacgatgggggcgcgaattgtcgtccatgaagacgaatgcctcaccaatatgctgccgatatggttcttctatctgtcggaggatggcattcacgtatcgtacagccgctacggcgccttccatgaccaccagcggtgtgcgtcggccccacataatgccaccccaaaacagaagggaacctccaccttgctacactcgctgggcagtgtgactaaggcgttcagcctgaccgggttgcctccaaacaaggcatatgcgacactcatctgtgaagagaacttgatgccaatcctgagcggtccattcggcatgttgttggcccatctgtaccgcgctgcatggtgttgtggttgcaaagacggacctcgccatggacgtcgggagtgtagttgcgcaacatgcaggctattgcgcacagtttgtgtcgtaacacgacgtcctgtggctgcacggaaagcattattcaacatggtggccttgctgtcagggttcctctgagccataatccgtaggtagcgaccatccactgcagtagtacccgtTGGacggcccgagcgaggcatgtcatcgacagttcctgtctctctgtatctcctccatgtccgaacaacatcccttgGGTTCATTACGAGACGcatggactcttcccttgttgagagcccttcctggcacaaagtcacAATGTGGACGCCATAGAAATGCGGTATTGAACGagaggcatggtcgaactacagacaatacgagccgtgtacctccttcctggtggaatgactgaaagtgATCGGTTgtctgcccccccctcccctccgtgtAGTcgacgctgctcatgcgtggttgtttacatctttgtgcgggtttagcgacatctctgaactgtcaaagggactgtgcctgtaatacagtatccgcagtcaacgtctatcttcaggaattctggaaaccagagtgatgcaaaaactttttttgatgagtgtaattATACATACGCAATGTATTAGGAACTGGAACGTGGGCTTAGTCGAGAAAGacttaatgttgattttattattgccaccgtttacacaatttgttcagtgtgagcaccagagacgtcgccAAAACGCTGCATTCGTAAAATGAGGTGATCAGCAGTTACTCGCAGCAGTTCTGGTGAAATCTGAGCAACTCGTTCCTGCGTAAGGGGCTTCAGAGACCTAACGTGTCCCTCGAAAACGCtctcttttagatatccccagagcctaAAGCCACGTGGATTCAGAtcgggtgatcttgcaggccatccaTCAGAAAAACCTGTGGAGATAACACGTTGGTGGAAGGGTGTCTTAAGAATTTCTTTCACTATGTGACGAGATGAGGTATTGCCCTATCTTGCATGAGAACAGTCTTCCAAATCGGGGATTGCATACTGTACAAGGAGGTCTTGATAacatgcagacgtcacggtacatctGACAGGCCCTCTACGTGTGTTCTCCTCATAGAATAACGGACCGAGAAGATGCTTGTCAACCCACGCCACACAGTCACTTTGCTGAGTGCAATGACTCTTCGTCCACAACACGCGCATTAACAGTACCCAAATTCGGCAGATCTGTGTATTCACtacgccgagaggttctaggtgcttcagtccggaaccgcgctgctgctacggtcgcaggttcgaatcttgcctcgggcatggatttgtgtgatgtccttaggttagttaggtttaagtagttctaactctaggggactgatgacctcagaactcccatagtgcttagagccatttgaactatttgtgtaTTCATTGCATCCTGTAGTGAAAAATGTACCTCGTAACTACACAGAATATTGTCTGGCCatctgtcatcaacttcgatccgtggcaGAAGCAGAAGAGCACATTCAAAACGTTGCTGCTTATCTTGAGTTTTCAGTTACTGCTCCGATTGGGTCTTGTATGGGTACAAATGTAAAATAGACAGAGAACTTTCGTACCACGGGATGGACAGTTCTCGTGGCACCGCACTAGCACCACCCAGGGCACGCGCTGCGTGGTCGGTTACAGTAACAGAAACCTGGTAAGTAACTTTCATCAGGTTAGGAAGCCTACCCCTCCCAGGTGCCGCACCAAACTCACccgtgttttcaaatttcattaccatcttctctaaaccatttaatgacatcgggcctgtTCTCTCAATGCAGcgctgtaattgctgccattcataCAAAATAGTTTCACTAAGAGCGCATGGTTCCTCTTCTCGATATCCATTCTGCTCACTCACGTTGCgccttgtcaaatgacagtgtagctggtggcagaaaatggaacacattttttccaGTGAAAATCGGCTCCACATTAactcattagcatatctaccaactcTGACTGTCAAAAGATAATTACCTCCGCAAGTAGCTGCACCCGCTACTACAGTCTATAATGCATACGTGTGCTACAGTCACCTGTCCGAGGCGGAAGACCacccccgccgccaccaccaccgcccccgccgccacctggaccgccgccgccgctgccaccgctATCCGAATTCTTGGAATGccgcgactgctgctgctgcttatgttgttgctgttgttgttggttatgatgctgctgttgctggtagtgctgttgctgttgctgttgttgttgctgctgctgctggtgctctggGGAGTCGGGGCTGTCTTTGCTGTCCGCTTTGCCTGCAACAAGAAATACGTATGTTTTAGATCACGTGATAGTAGAATGTGAGGTTATACCCGTACTCGTTCTCCTGAACAAAACAGCTCTAGGACAGGCTCAGGTGGACGAGTGCACACAAGTCTTTACACTCACTTTTCCGCAAATGCTTGTACAGTTAGCTGTagaccccgccccccctccccccccccaacccctcacaAGAAATAGCTCAGTTGTAGGAAGAAGCACTGGAGTGGAACACACCTTTATTTATCATCACACATGATAGTTTAAACATCCTTGCCAAAGATTTCCGTAAGTAAACGTGACTGATTCCTAAAtcctatagccggccggtgtggccgtgcggttctaagcgcgtcagtttggaaccgcgtgaccgctacggtcgcaggttcgaatcctgcctcgggcatggatgtgtgtgatgtccttaggttagttaggtttaagtagttctaagttctaggggactgatgacatcagtagttaagtcccatagtgctcagagccatttgaacctaaatcctATCACTACAAATGCCCTTTCTGGTTAATCATAGTGTAATTAAGACGCCACAACTACCGCTCAGTGCTAAGTCCTATCCTCATGGCATATATACTTGCGCAACCAGGTAGCATGCAGTTCAAAACCTTGAATGTAAGTGTGTCCTGCGAAAGAGTCCCTgaattcaaaattaaatatctacaATACTAAGATCGATAAACGAGTGAAAAAcagttatatatattgtgaaatctataagaattttatacagaagtttcgaaatagttcgaaaaacTGCTAAGAGATGGCGCTGCACTCTCTGCAGTTCGTACAATATAATCGTGAATAACTAAACTCGTCGTCTTCAACCACTCTTAGCAAATTATATCATAATCTTTTCGAAATGTCCACCACTCCCAGTACGGAGTTGGTGCGAAAGAACAATGGAATTTTCCACCACATCCTGTAGTGTCTCAACGGAAATCAATTCATGTGCCGCACAGATCGCCGATTGAAGCTCTTCCAGCGTGGTGGGATGGTTCCGGTAGACAGGGTCTTTCAATACACCtcacaaaaagtagtcacaaggaGTCAGAGTTTTTTATgggtttagggcgcaaaactgctacggtcattagcgcccggtctgtgacttaggaaaaggtaaaaaaaaaaaaaaaaactggaaaccaGCAACAATGGGAGCGAAACGCAAAAAAaatggggaaactaaaaacagaaggaaagcttaaaaaacacaATATAAGGGGTTCGTTTGtatccaaaaagagcttcaaatgactgacgtcatctcactgacactaataaactcgagaacgcgatcggctgagcgcgtgtcatctgctaaaatggaagatacatCAGGCgtcagctgtagacgggcgcgtaacggaggaaaataggggcactcaagtaaaaggtgtctcaccgtccacagttgagaacagtggggacaaagcgggggaggatcgccatTCAAAAGATGTCGATTGCTAAAAAGACAGTGCTGTATCCGGAGTGtatttaaaattacctcctcccgacgacgagttcgggaggaagaggtccaagcacagagaagagctttcacgtcccgcaatttattattgaggagtgtcgaccaatgtgcgtgccataaaagagcaacacgacgacataaaatactccgtagatcggcgaagggatcCATGCGaatagcaggctgaagaagagagactgcggccttggccgctatatcggccgcctcgtttccacagataccaacatgtcctagaatccagaggaatgccacagagacgccccgcaagtggagcaagtggaagcagtcctgaatccggtggacaagAGGGTCGACagggtacagagcttggagactgaggagagagctgagcgaatctgagcatataacatactgtatccgctgatggcgacggatgtattggacagcctggagaacagcgtgaaGCTTcccagtaaaaaccgaacactggtcgggaagccgaaatcgattaggggtgtcgccaacaatataggcactcccaacaccaaatggtGAGGAGTCAGAGTGGGTGAATATTTGCAATAATCCAACACAGTGACTCTATTCCTCAAGTACTCCTCAAGAGAGCGAAACACGTTTTCGGTGCGACATGGTTTGGCCCCCTCTTGCATGAAGCACTCTGTGCCTGGTCGATACTCCAACGCTAGCTGTGTGGCGCTAaactgttccaaaattgcaacgtaccgTTCACGAGTGATCGTTTTTCTCATAAAAAGTGGCTAACAACGCCTCCGCTGCGTACCGCAGCCCAGGGAGTAACTCTGGAAGAATAAAGTCGTTTTGTTTCATACAAATGGcgattttcggaaccccaaaaccgGGGATTTTATTTATTCAGAACCCCATTCATattgaagtgtgcttcatctgtgaaccagGTGCAGCCAACATCACGTTCTTCAATACCTATCATCGTGAGACCCTCGTGCACAAAGTCAGCCCTCTGTGTCACAGCTTGTACTGGTATAGCCTGGTGACATTGGATTATTAATGAAAACTTGTGTAGGCTCTGCCTCAGTAATTTCTGCATGCTGTAACACTTAAAAACAGTCTCTGTTGTAATTCTTCGGACGGATTTCCTtcgattttgctgaataattccagagaCTATGCCAACATTTTCATGAGTAGCTAGAGTTTTCCTTGGGGACCAACATTCGCCGCTGCCTTTCCGTTAGAATTCGGGGAAGGGTTTGCGAATGGTTTTTGCAGCAGGTACTTTTCGAAAATTAAAACGTGTTTGAAAACTGCGCTTTGTTGCCGTAggactggtttatttatttattttattttattttattttattttttttttagcatcGGAGCAAatgatttcaacctcttcctttGGTACGCTAAGCTCGTTTCATATTTCGACGTGGAAGTGATCACTGAGCTGCGGCACTTAATTTATATGCACTACGTATTATAATTATAACGCtatctgttaacagtttttcgaacTATTTCTAAACTTCTGTATAGAATTCTTGAATCTTTCACAATAAACAAACCatttgcttccagaatgagattttcactctgcaggggagtgatCGCTGATATCAGgcttcctggcaaattgaaactgtgtgctagatcgagactcgaacttgggacctttgcctttcgcgagcaagtgctctaccaactgagctactcaagcacgactcacgacccttactcacaccttcaattctgccagtacctagtcccCTACCTttaaaacttcaaagaagctcttctgcgaaccttgcagaactaacgttcctggaagaaaggatattgcggagacatggcttagccacagcctgggggatgttttcagaatgagatttttactctgcagcggagtgttcgctggtatgaaacttcctggcagattagaacggtttgacggacggagactcgaactcgagacttttgcctttcacgggcaagtgcttcaccgactgagctacccaagcatgactcaccatCCCTGCCAACAGCCTCATTcgtgccagtacctagtctcccgagttcgattctcggcccgacatacagttttaatccgccaggaagtttcatatcagcgcaactccgctgcagagtgaaaatctcattctggaaacatctccaaggCTTTGGGTaagctttgatgatgatgatgtttggtttgtggggcgctcaacagcgtggttatcagcgcccgtacaattacccaatctttgctcagtccaattgcgccactttcctggatgatgatgaaatgatgaggacaacacaaacacccagtcatctcgaggcaggtgaaaatccctgaccccgccgggaatcgaacccgggaccccgacctcgggaagcgagaacgctaccgcgagaccacgagcggcggacttgggtAAGCtttgtctccgcaacatcctttcttccaggagtgctagttctgcaaggttcgcagaagagcttctgtgaagttttcaaggacggagacgaggtactggtagaactgaagctgtgaggagaggacgtgagtcgtgcttgggtagctcaactggtagagcacttgcctgcgaaaggcaaaggtcccgaattcgagtcttgatccggcacacagttttaatctgccaggaagtttcatacaatatGTTGCCCTCGTCTaccgatcttagttttcgagatatttaagtttgaaatcagggactccttcgcGGGACACACTGTATCGTTACAACTTCCTGAGTGTGAAGAAGGTAGTATACCTTGGCCAGGTAGTGAATTAATCAGCCACTCTTCCTGGCGTTCACACGCTATGCCTCAACAATGTGGCGGTAGCATTCAGGATTATAGCACACTGTGTCACCTTTTGTTCCTCACTTACCTTTCACACTGCCACGTCAAGTCTCTAGTTGACCTTAATTCCAATATGCCCGAGTAAAAGCCATAACAACTCTTCATTCCTCTACATTTTCAAGTGCAGTATGTTCGGGGAttcttgcttttctgttagcatatATTACTAAACAAAGGCATTGAATCAAATGACATTTCTGCACACCTGCATGTGCAACCTGCTCCAGTAGACCAGAGATCACACACAGACGTCAATGCTAAATTGTTGAAGTTATACCACGAGAGGCCCGCCTACGCTTACTGAGACATGATTATGGTGCTCGTTTGAAGTATGGCGATAGATAATCCTTAacgtacattatctgatcaaaagtacacgGA
This region includes:
- the LOC126191278 gene encoding developmental protein eyes absent-like isoform X1, coding for MPGGVKKAVFPTLALHGHDSARMTAHDEYSERHQRKLRGSLRKADSKDSPDSPEHQQQQQQQQQQQQHYQQQQHHNQQQQQQHKQQQQSRHSKNSDSGGSGGGGPGGGGGGGGGGGGGLPPRTDSRPK
- the LOC126191278 gene encoding developmental protein eyes absent-like isoform X2 produces the protein MPGGVKKGKADSKDSPDSPEHQQQQQQQQQQQQHYQQQQHHNQQQQQQHKQQQQSRHSKNSDSGGSGGGGPGGGGGGGGGGGGGLPPRTDSRPK